One genomic window of Methanosalsum zhilinae DSM 4017 includes the following:
- a CDS encoding cation:proton antiporter, with product MFFFENVFYEISILILLATVFGAIMLRLRQPLIVAFIVIGILVGPSVLGWIEATEEVELLAEMGIAILLFVVGLKLDLHLIRTMGPVAVATGMGQVIFTSVVGFFIATGLGLSTISAIYVAVALTFSSTIIIVKLLSDKKEIDELHGRIAVGFLIVQDIVVVLVMIGLSALGAGTAADDEIVREVLFLMLTGFAFLGAIGIMMVFVIPILLRHLAKSQELLVLFAIGWALSLASIGDFLGFSKEVGAFLGGVSLASTHFREAIGSRLVSVRDFLLLFFFIHLGSQLDMSILGAQIVPAIILSLFVLIGNPIIVMTIMGFMGYRKRTGFLAGLTVAQISEFSLILAALGLTLGHIGTDIVGMITLVGLITIGTSTYMIIYSHQLYDRLAPWLSIFERKSPSKGRSHLDDLENVDIILFGMGRFGSNLGKNLHVRGKKVYGIDFDPKIIDHLMDMNYRVQYGDAEDMEFLDTLPIHRASWIVSAIPQRHTNLTLLRALRSHGYDGKIALTAHNEADASFFYTEGADIVFMPFVDAASHAADRLA from the coding sequence ATGTTTTTTTTTGAAAACGTATTTTATGAGATATCTATTCTGATTCTGCTTGCTACTGTTTTTGGTGCCATAATGCTGCGGCTTCGCCAGCCGCTAATTGTTGCTTTTATTGTGATTGGTATTCTGGTAGGTCCCAGTGTCCTTGGGTGGATTGAAGCCACAGAAGAGGTTGAACTGCTGGCAGAGATGGGTATTGCAATTCTTTTATTTGTGGTTGGTCTAAAGCTTGACCTGCATCTGATACGTACCATGGGGCCTGTGGCAGTTGCAACAGGAATGGGCCAGGTGATTTTCACATCAGTTGTTGGCTTTTTTATTGCCACTGGACTGGGCCTGTCAACAATATCTGCTATATATGTAGCAGTTGCACTGACATTCTCAAGTACCATTATTATTGTCAAACTGCTGTCAGATAAAAAGGAGATTGATGAACTCCATGGACGAATTGCAGTGGGATTCCTGATAGTGCAGGATATTGTGGTGGTGCTTGTGATGATAGGATTATCTGCACTGGGGGCAGGAACAGCTGCAGATGATGAAATTGTAAGGGAAGTATTGTTCCTCATGCTGACCGGCTTTGCTTTTCTTGGTGCAATAGGTATAATGATGGTTTTTGTAATTCCGATACTCCTGCGCCACCTGGCAAAATCCCAGGAACTCCTGGTACTCTTTGCAATTGGCTGGGCTCTTTCTCTGGCCTCAATTGGTGATTTTCTTGGGTTCAGTAAGGAAGTTGGTGCATTCCTTGGTGGTGTTTCTCTTGCTTCAACCCATTTTCGCGAAGCAATCGGATCCCGGCTGGTGAGTGTACGTGATTTTCTTCTGCTGTTTTTCTTCATTCACCTCGGATCCCAGCTGGACATGAGCATACTGGGTGCCCAAATAGTCCCTGCAATCATACTCTCACTATTTGTTCTTATTGGTAATCCTATTATTGTGATGACAATCATGGGCTTTATGGGGTACAGAAAGAGAACCGGGTTTCTTGCAGGACTCACAGTTGCCCAGATCAGTGAATTTTCATTGATACTGGCAGCCCTTGGTTTGACACTGGGTCATATAGGTACTGATATTGTTGGTATGATCACTCTGGTGGGTCTTATTACGATTGGTACCTCCACTTACATGATAATATACTCCCACCAGCTCTATGATCGGTTAGCTCCCTGGCTTAGTATATTTGAACGCAAGTCGCCTTCTAAAGGTAGATCACATCTTGATGACCTGGAAAATGTGGATATAATTTTATTTGGCATGGGACGTTTTGGAAGCAATCTTGGTAAGAATCTGCATGTAAGGGGTAAAAAGGTATATGGAATTGATTTTGACCCCAAGATTATTGATCACCTGATGGATATGAACTACAGGGTACAGTATGGTGATGCAGAGGATATGGAGTTTCTGGATACTTTACCCATCCACAGGGCCAGCTGGATTGTCAGTGCAATACCACAGCGTCATACAAATCTCACTCTTCTAAGGGCACTGCGCTCACATGGCTATGATGGGAAAATAGCACTCACAGCCCACAATGAAGCTGATGCTTCGTTCTTTTATACTGAAGGAGCAGATATTGTGTTCATGCCGTTTGTTGACGCAGCATCCCATGCAGCAGACAGGCTGGCATGA
- the nikR gene encoding nickel-responsive transcriptional regulator NikR produces the protein MAKELMRIGVSLPENLLTKFDKIIEKRGYSSRSEGIRDSIRSYIAHYEWMGDVKGRRVGTISLVYDHTKRGLANSLTDIQHDYSQMIKSSIHIHLDHSNCLEVIILDGEGEDIKSLAEKLMSLKGVNYVKLHTAPPGEKI, from the coding sequence ATGGCAAAAGAACTTATGAGGATTGGAGTATCGCTCCCTGAAAACCTTTTAACAAAATTTGATAAAATAATTGAAAAAAGGGGTTATTCTTCCCGTTCTGAAGGCATACGTGACTCCATACGCAGCTATATAGCACATTATGAATGGATGGGTGATGTGAAGGGACGACGTGTTGGTACAATTTCTCTGGTATATGATCATACCAAAAGAGGTCTTGCCAATTCTCTTACAGATATCCAGCATGACTATTCACAGATGATAAAATCTTCAATTCACATACATCTGGATCATTCTAATTGCCTTGAAGTCATAATTCTTGATGGTGAAGGTGAAGATATAAAATCTCTTGCTGAAAAGCTCATGTCACTCAAAGGTGTAAATTACGTAAAGCTGCACACAGCTCCCCCGGGTGAAAAAATTTAA
- a CDS encoding ArsR/SmtB family transcription factor yields MDTMQDRQIKGISSDYQIDNRTLAEVESALSEDMSKIAAIFKLLSDPVRLNIIKALDIQELCVCVLVGITDYKYSALSYHLKLLKDAGLIDSKREKSFQIYYLTEMGQSVIKSIKEDYREL; encoded by the coding sequence ATGGACACAATGCAGGACAGACAAATAAAAGGCATCAGCAGTGACTATCAGATCGATAACAGAACACTTGCAGAAGTGGAATCAGCTTTATCCGAGGATATGAGCAAGATAGCAGCAATATTTAAGTTGCTATCAGATCCTGTACGGCTGAATATAATCAAAGCACTTGACATACAGGAATTGTGTGTATGTGTTCTTGTTGGGATCACGGACTACAAGTATTCTGCTCTATCATACCATCTAAAACTCCTCAAAGATGCCGGACTTATTGATTCAAAGAGAGAGAAGAGCTTTCAGATATATTACCTGACTGAAATGGGCCAATCAGTAATAAAATCCATTAAAGAGGATTATCGAGAACTTTAA
- the tes gene encoding tetraether lipid synthase Tes, translating to MKSIKSLCPECHFPIDGKLFEEHGKLMVEKTCSEHGSYRDIYWSDADLFHRFDKYSVSGDGLSNPITSDDSHCPENCGICSAHRTTTILANIDVTNRCNMKCPVCFSNSNAKGYLYEPSRDQIRDMLEILRNEKPVRCFSVQFSGGEPTVRSDLPDIVSMARQMGFIQIQIATNGIVLARNLDFAKKLHHAGLDTVYLQFDGVSEEPYLKTRGFNVFPIKEKAIENCRKANIRSIALVPTLAKGVNDHQVGDMIDFASQRLDVVKGINFQPMAFTGRVDQDTRENRRITIPDLIKLVEDQTDGQVNRDAWYPVPFVVPISRFISLMRNTPVPELSCHPHCGTGTYVFVENGKLIPITDFVDVEGMTEFLTEIVEENNENNSRLKSASLMAKAAYRIPSFIDQEKAPRTINVKKLFTNFFTKGTVDVTKEFHRNALFLGSMHFQDMYNFDIERVQRCGVHYATPDGRLIPFCTYNIFYRDEIEEKFSIPLNSAAGISSRPVRKETTEDKFSKAVTH from the coding sequence ATGAAGAGTATAAAGTCACTTTGTCCGGAGTGTCATTTTCCTATAGATGGAAAGCTGTTTGAAGAACATGGAAAATTGATGGTGGAAAAAACATGCAGCGAACATGGCAGCTACAGAGATATATACTGGTCAGATGCTGACCTTTTTCATCGATTTGATAAATACTCAGTATCCGGAGATGGACTTTCCAATCCAATAACATCAGATGATTCACACTGTCCTGAAAATTGCGGAATCTGTTCAGCTCACAGGACAACCACTATCCTTGCAAATATAGATGTCACAAACAGATGTAATATGAAATGCCCTGTCTGTTTTTCCAATTCAAATGCAAAGGGGTATCTATACGAACCCAGCAGGGATCAGATCCGGGATATGCTGGAAATTCTGCGAAATGAGAAGCCTGTCAGGTGTTTTTCAGTACAGTTTTCAGGTGGAGAACCAACAGTTCGCAGCGATCTTCCAGATATTGTTTCAATGGCCCGTCAGATGGGTTTTATTCAGATCCAGATAGCTACAAACGGAATTGTACTTGCCAGAAACCTGGACTTTGCAAAAAAACTCCACCATGCCGGACTTGATACAGTTTATCTTCAGTTTGATGGTGTTTCAGAGGAACCTTACCTTAAAACAAGAGGCTTCAATGTTTTCCCTATTAAAGAAAAAGCTATAGAAAACTGCAGGAAAGCAAATATCAGGAGTATTGCCCTTGTTCCAACACTTGCAAAAGGTGTTAATGATCATCAGGTAGGGGATATGATAGACTTTGCATCACAGAGACTTGATGTGGTTAAGGGAATCAATTTCCAGCCAATGGCATTTACAGGCAGAGTTGATCAGGATACACGTGAAAACAGAAGAATCACCATACCTGACCTCATCAAACTGGTAGAGGATCAGACCGATGGTCAGGTTAACAGAGATGCATGGTATCCTGTTCCATTTGTTGTACCTATATCCAGGTTTATTTCTCTTATGAGAAATACTCCTGTTCCTGAACTGAGCTGCCATCCACATTGTGGTACAGGTACCTATGTATTTGTAGAAAATGGTAAACTGATACCTATAACTGATTTTGTGGATGTGGAAGGCATGACTGAATTTCTGACAGAAATTGTAGAGGAGAACAATGAAAATAATTCCAGATTGAAATCTGCATCATTAATGGCAAAGGCAGCCTACAGGATTCCAAGTTTTATTGATCAGGAAAAGGCCCCCAGGACCATAAATGTAAAAAAACTGTTCACCAACTTTTTTACAAAAGGGACGGTGGATGTAACCAAGGAGTTTCACAGAAATGCGCTTTTCCTTGGATCAATGCATTTTCAGGATATGTATAATTTTGATATTGAGAGGGTTCAAAGATGCGGGGTTCATTATGCAACTCCTGATGGACGTTTGATTCCGTTTTGTACGTACAACATCTTTTACCGGGATGAAATAGAAGAAAAGTTCTCAATACCACTTAATTCTGCAGCAGGAATCTCTTCAAGACCTGTGAGAAAGGAGACGACTGAAGATAAATTTTCCAAAGCGGTTACTCATTAA
- a CDS encoding S-layer protein domain-containing protein: MKNIRLIRLVAAMAITVLLCATSIAASDVYETGNRVWDAQENLSLTYTWTPQSYSGFYYDLDTGEGSENLTIRLDSDTDRSIGSGDMEYVTRPIDTSFENRDWGSYQVIGFMAERYFAGYTADSEFADRQISMMADGQLSRVLTDSDDRRSYFPGSSITLEDGYVLTISEIDLAGNNVLVSLRKDGVEVDQAIVSAGSDYVYETDVGTTDDVPVIAVHIQQVFRGTQTDAVFIEGIFQISEDYVTIETGDRFGRMEISSVTENEIMMENHATVSLSRGSTINIMGNLNIEVADDAVLRFAPFVDMSQPGTYELRGTVTEQASTWTPLNFEGFYYNIDEGIGTETLEVEQLSDRRIADEGLVYTSVPEEVSFERSAWGKFEVIGFMAEKYFAGYPENALTDSRVSLLDAGQMSKVLIDDDSRRSVFTGSTLALEDGYTLNIVEIDLAGNNALISLRKDGSQIEQAIVPAGSSYVYETDVGAVSDVPVIAVRFDQIFRGTELNAVFIGGVFQISEDYVSVDVGDRFGRMRVSSITPDEIVLRNDGAMTLTRGGTVSIMGDMKFRVADSPDVRYYPFVEVVTLPGDTLEIDMPDVLAAGSTTDIVVTSRGAAVEDVNVRFAGELIGTTDEEGLIRYVPQETGTFEVRAEKSGFVSASRTVEVVSADDMQYVVSIDVSPDVVYEGDTITISVTTAIDAEPLADVEVFYDGVHIGDTDEQGQISYTVQDPGVHKITVEPEGYLPAEYSFEVLDSDLMFEISNLALSPVEVQPDEPVTITVDVENIGTTSHERDIELLVNGEVADTRTVSLDPGETRTLEFTHSETEPGDYTVQIGDEIMTFTVEEPEPVPFVGILASMAAVIGAVILLRWKQKR; encoded by the coding sequence ATGAAAAATATTAGATTAATTAGGTTAGTTGCTGCTATGGCAATAACTGTGCTGCTATGTGCAACATCAATTGCAGCCTCAGATGTGTACGAGACTGGAAACAGGGTATGGGATGCACAGGAAAACCTGTCTCTGACATATACCTGGACTCCGCAGAGTTATTCAGGATTCTACTATGATCTTGATACTGGCGAAGGATCTGAGAATCTTACCATCAGGCTTGACAGTGATACAGACAGGTCGATAGGTTCTGGAGATATGGAATATGTGACAAGACCTATTGATACGTCCTTTGAGAACAGAGACTGGGGTTCATATCAGGTAATAGGATTTATGGCAGAGAGATACTTTGCAGGATACACAGCAGACTCTGAATTTGCTGACAGGCAGATCAGTATGATGGCTGATGGACAGCTATCCAGAGTTCTAACAGATAGTGATGACCGTAGATCCTATTTCCCGGGGTCGTCAATAACCCTTGAAGACGGATATGTCCTGACAATTTCAGAGATTGACCTTGCAGGTAACAATGTCCTGGTCTCCTTGAGAAAAGACGGTGTTGAAGTGGATCAGGCAATAGTATCTGCTGGATCTGACTATGTCTACGAAACAGATGTAGGTACCACAGATGATGTTCCAGTGATAGCAGTCCATATTCAACAGGTATTCAGAGGTACTCAGACAGACGCTGTCTTTATTGAAGGGATATTCCAGATTTCAGAGGACTATGTAACTATTGAGACCGGTGACCGGTTTGGCAGAATGGAGATAAGCTCTGTGACCGAGAATGAGATTATGATGGAAAACCATGCCACAGTATCACTTTCAAGGGGCAGTACCATCAATATCATGGGTAATCTCAATATTGAGGTGGCAGATGATGCAGTTCTCAGGTTTGCTCCCTTTGTTGATATGAGCCAGCCTGGAACATATGAGCTGAGAGGTACAGTTACTGAACAAGCTTCCACCTGGACACCATTAAATTTTGAAGGCTTTTACTACAATATAGATGAGGGAATCGGAACCGAAACCCTTGAAGTGGAACAGCTGAGTGACCGTAGAATTGCTGATGAAGGACTTGTTTATACCAGTGTTCCAGAAGAAGTAAGTTTTGAGAGATCAGCCTGGGGCAAGTTTGAGGTCATTGGCTTTATGGCTGAAAAATACTTTGCAGGATATCCTGAAAATGCTCTCACAGATTCAAGGGTAAGTCTTCTTGATGCCGGTCAAATGTCAAAGGTCCTCATTGATGATGATTCTCGAAGATCTGTGTTCACAGGATCCACTCTTGCTCTGGAAGATGGATATACACTAAATATTGTAGAAATAGACCTTGCAGGTAACAATGCCCTAATCTCCCTGAGAAAAGATGGCTCTCAGATAGAACAGGCAATAGTGCCTGCAGGAAGTAGTTATGTATATGAGACTGATGTAGGTGCAGTGTCCGATGTACCTGTAATTGCAGTCAGGTTTGATCAGATATTTAGAGGTACTGAGCTGAATGCAGTATTCATTGGTGGTGTCTTCCAGATATCTGAAGATTATGTAAGTGTGGATGTAGGTGACAGATTTGGCAGAATGAGGGTATCTTCCATTACACCGGATGAGATCGTACTGAGAAATGACGGAGCAATGACCCTTACCCGTGGGGGTACCGTGAGTATCATGGGAGATATGAAGTTCAGGGTCGCTGATTCTCCTGATGTGCGATACTATCCTTTTGTGGAAGTTGTTACTCTGCCAGGTGATACTCTTGAGATAGATATGCCTGATGTTCTGGCTGCAGGATCGACTACCGATATTGTGGTGACTTCAAGAGGTGCAGCCGTTGAGGATGTTAATGTCAGATTTGCAGGGGAGCTGATCGGCACAACAGATGAAGAAGGTCTTATCAGATATGTACCACAGGAAACTGGAACTTTTGAGGTAAGAGCTGAAAAGTCCGGATTTGTCAGTGCAAGCAGAACAGTAGAAGTTGTATCTGCTGATGATATGCAGTATGTGGTATCTATTGACGTATCTCCAGATGTGGTTTATGAAGGGGATACCATTACCATATCAGTCACCACTGCTATAGATGCAGAGCCACTTGCAGATGTTGAGGTATTCTATGATGGTGTGCATATCGGAGATACTGATGAACAGGGACAGATTTCCTATACTGTTCAAGACCCGGGTGTCCATAAAATAACAGTGGAGCCTGAAGGTTACCTTCCTGCAGAGTACAGTTTTGAAGTACTGGACAGTGATCTGATGTTTGAGATATCCAATCTGGCATTATCACCAGTTGAGGTACAGCCTGATGAACCTGTAACAATCACTGTGGATGTGGAGAACATTGGTACAACATCCCATGAACGTGATATTGAGCTGCTTGTTAATGGAGAGGTAGCTGATACAAGGACTGTTAGTCTGGATCCAGGTGAGACAAGGACACTGGAATTTACTCACTCTGAAACCGAACCCGGTGACTATACCGTGCAGATAGGTGATGAAATAATGACCTTCACGGTAGAGGAGCCTGAACCGGTTCCGTTTGTAGGTATACTTGCATCCATGGCTGCAGTCATTGGGGCTGTAATTTTGCTCAGATGGAAGCAGAAAAGGTGA
- a CDS encoding dodecin family protein, producing MTFVKIIETIGSSPQNWEDAVQNAVEEATQLPIFKSKSKITGVNIKNFDVEVEDNRVTRFLCRVEILLE from the coding sequence ATGACATTTGTAAAAATCATTGAGACAATTGGTTCATCACCTCAAAACTGGGAGGATGCAGTACAGAATGCAGTAGAGGAAGCAACCCAACTTCCAATATTCAAATCAAAGAGCAAAATAACAGGAGTTAATATTAAAAATTTTGATGTTGAAGTGGAAGATAACAGGGTAACAAGATTCCTGTGCAGAGTTGAGATACTGCTCGAGTGA
- a CDS encoding ATP-binding protein — protein MVKRTIVKIDESKCNGCGQCVAPCAEGAIQIVDGKAKIVSEDLCDGMGFCVGICPTGALSVEERHTIEFNREKAEAQPAKTDESIRCFMCRSGESERYLIPARHNMESIWVCTRCLPALIHG, from the coding sequence ATGGTAAAAAGAACTATTGTTAAAATTGACGAGAGTAAATGCAATGGATGTGGACAGTGTGTAGCACCCTGTGCAGAAGGTGCGATCCAAATTGTTGATGGAAAAGCAAAGATTGTATCAGAAGACCTTTGTGATGGTATGGGATTTTGTGTAGGGATCTGTCCCACTGGTGCCCTTTCCGTTGAAGAGAGACATACCATTGAATTCAACAGGGAAAAGGCAGAAGCGCAGCCAGCAAAAACAGACGAGTCTATAAGGTGCTTTATGTGCAGATCAGGCGAGTCTGAGCGTTATCTGATACCTGCAAGACACAATATGGAAAGTATCTGGGTTTGTACACGTTGTCTTCCTGCACTTATACATGGTTAA
- a CDS encoding CGGC domain-containing protein: MKIAVVRCETVSEVCPGTGCFKAFNEKKVHFDRYDKKDEIIGFFTCGGCPGRRVYRLIKALKKHGASAVHLSSCMKTKKYPPCPHIDSIIKIIEDAGMEVVEGTHH; this comes from the coding sequence ATGAAAATTGCAGTTGTCAGGTGTGAAACCGTTTCTGAGGTGTGTCCTGGCACAGGATGCTTTAAAGCATTCAATGAAAAAAAAGTTCATTTTGATAGGTACGACAAAAAGGACGAAATTATAGGCTTTTTTACCTGTGGTGGTTGTCCTGGAAGAAGAGTATACAGGCTTATCAAAGCACTTAAAAAGCACGGAGCCAGTGCAGTGCATTTAAGTTCCTGCATGAAGACGAAGAAATATCCTCCCTGTCCCCATATAGATTCTATAATAAAAATAATTGAAGATGCAGGGATGGAGGTAGTTGAAGGTACACATCATTAA
- a CDS encoding FprA family A-type flavoprotein: MEDEYYPVEISENIYWVGVIDWNLRDFHAYATPKGSSYNSYLILDDKITLIDTVKDHLADEMISRIEKVVDPAKIDYVVANHVEPDHSSSLSRVMKMNQNAKIFATKRAKDGLCQYYRPYGCDSWDFEVVDTGYELDLGKRTLAFIETPMLHWPDSMQTYLKEDRILFSNDGFGQHLASSHRFNDEVDNALEEASEYYANILMPFSKPVFNLLEKVEKLNIEIDMIATGHGIIWRDNPGQIIDAYRKWASGETVPKVLVIYDSMWGSTEKMAKVVVEGITSKGIEAQLLHLRKNEWSMIIREILEAPVIAIGSTTINNGPLHSVAGFLTHLKGLRPKNKKAAVFGSYGWGGGGVKFAESELENTGVEIVEKGIQIKFGPDKEDLKACRELGIRLADIASLDQTRT; this comes from the coding sequence ATGGAAGATGAATACTATCCTGTGGAAATTTCAGAGAATATATACTGGGTAGGGGTGATTGACTGGAACCTGCGCGATTTTCATGCATATGCAACCCCTAAAGGCAGTTCATACAACTCATATCTGATCCTTGATGATAAGATCACCCTTATAGACACAGTCAAGGATCATCTGGCAGATGAGATGATCAGCCGTATAGAAAAGGTAGTGGATCCGGCAAAAATCGATTATGTGGTAGCAAATCATGTAGAACCTGATCATTCAAGTTCTCTTTCCAGAGTTATGAAGATGAATCAGAATGCTAAAATATTTGCAACAAAACGCGCAAAAGATGGACTCTGCCAGTATTACAGGCCCTATGGTTGTGATTCCTGGGATTTTGAAGTGGTAGATACTGGATATGAACTGGATCTTGGAAAACGTACACTTGCGTTTATTGAAACTCCAATGCTTCACTGGCCTGACAGCATGCAGACCTATCTTAAGGAAGACAGGATCCTGTTTTCAAACGATGGATTTGGCCAGCATCTGGCTTCATCCCACAGGTTCAATGATGAAGTTGATAATGCACTTGAGGAAGCATCAGAATACTATGCAAATATTCTGATGCCTTTTAGCAAGCCTGTGTTCAATTTACTGGAAAAGGTTGAAAAATTGAACATTGAGATAGATATGATAGCAACAGGACATGGAATTATATGGAGAGACAACCCGGGGCAGATAATTGATGCATACCGCAAATGGGCATCAGGTGAAACTGTACCAAAGGTGCTTGTGATATATGACAGTATGTGGGGCAGTACTGAAAAGATGGCAAAGGTAGTTGTTGAAGGTATTACCTCAAAGGGTATAGAAGCACAGCTTCTTCATCTTCGAAAGAATGAATGGAGCATGATAATAAGGGAAATACTTGAAGCACCGGTCATTGCTATAGGATCCACAACAATCAACAATGGGCCTCTTCACTCAGTTGCAGGTTTTCTCACACATCTGAAAGGATTGAGACCAAAAAACAAAAAAGCAGCAGTCTTTGGATCATACGGATGGGGTGGTGGAGGTGTGAAGTTTGCAGAAAGCGAACTTGAAAATACTGGTGTTGAGATCGTTGAAAAGGGAATTCAGATAAAGTTTGGACCGGATAAAGAAGATCTGAAAGCATGCCGGGAACTTGGGATCAGGCTCGCAGATATAGCCAGTTTAGATCAAACACGGACCTGA
- a CDS encoding ferritin-like domain-containing protein produces MKDVMDSVIEEIDNLESFEDVLDMAIALEEKGRSFYLDKVSEIQNPAVKDLFKYLAGEEKKHAQYLKDFKEKNSEVGNIHDIADFKPVASDAPDFKGMLDEEFSNNWMDEEGVLLSALRFEKKTENLYRELAKRSTNDQRREFFEKLAEFEKGHYEIIDGFLEYATEFRMQT; encoded by the coding sequence ATGAAAGATGTTATGGATAGTGTAATCGAAGAAATAGACAATCTTGAGTCCTTTGAGGATGTTCTGGATATGGCAATTGCTCTGGAAGAAAAGGGAAGATCATTTTATCTGGACAAAGTATCGGAGATCCAGAATCCAGCTGTAAAGGATCTGTTCAAATATCTGGCTGGAGAGGAAAAAAAACATGCACAGTATCTGAAGGACTTTAAAGAAAAAAATTCAGAGGTAGGCAATATCCATGACATTGCCGATTTCAAGCCTGTAGCCTCTGATGCTCCGGATTTTAAGGGAATGCTGGATGAGGAGTTCTCAAATAACTGGATGGATGAAGAGGGAGTACTTCTTTCTGCCCTCAGGTTCGAGAAAAAAACAGAAAATCTCTACAGGGAACTGGCAAAAAGATCAACCAATGATCAAAGACGTGAATTTTTCGAAAAGCTTGCAGAATTTGAAAAGGGTCATTACGAGATTATAGACGGATTTCTGGAATATGCAACAGAGTTTAGAATGCAGACATGA
- a CDS encoding inositol-3-phosphate synthase produces MNTIKIAIAGLGNCASSLIQGIEYYKSKNSEDAIGLMHWDVGGYKPFDIEVVAAFDIDKRKVGKDISEAIFAPPNCTTVFCSDIPKNGVKVTMGQIMDGVSEHLEDYDEKYKFVPSDETESTKEDVVNVLKGSGAEILLNYLPVGSEHAARFYAECALEAGVGYINNMPVFIASDPEWAQKFDKKGIPIIGDDIKAQLGATITHRTLVDLFQKRGVLLEKTYQLNTGGNTDFLNMLNRSRLSSKKTSKTEAVQSILNSRLDDENIHVGPSDYVPWQKDNKVCYLRMEGKLFGDVPMNLELRLSVEDSPNSAGVVIDAIRCCKLALDRGKSGVLYSPSAYFMKHPPEQYSDDEAYRMTNEFIENKRDD; encoded by the coding sequence ATGAATACAATTAAAATTGCAATTGCGGGTCTTGGCAACTGCGCAAGTTCATTAATACAGGGGATTGAATATTATAAATCTAAGAACTCCGAGGATGCAATAGGGCTAATGCACTGGGATGTTGGTGGCTACAAACCATTTGATATTGAAGTTGTGGCTGCATTTGATATCGACAAACGTAAGGTTGGGAAGGACATATCTGAGGCAATATTTGCACCTCCAAACTGTACTACTGTATTTTGCAGCGATATTCCCAAAAACGGTGTGAAAGTTACCATGGGACAGATCATGGATGGTGTATCCGAGCATCTGGAAGATTATGATGAAAAGTATAAATTTGTTCCTTCAGATGAGACGGAATCCACAAAAGAAGATGTTGTAAATGTTTTGAAGGGCTCAGGTGCTGAAATATTGCTCAATTATCTGCCTGTTGGATCAGAACACGCTGCCAGGTTCTATGCTGAATGTGCGTTGGAAGCAGGTGTTGGATATATTAACAATATGCCTGTTTTTATTGCAAGTGATCCTGAATGGGCTCAAAAGTTTGACAAAAAGGGGATACCTATTATCGGGGATGATATAAAGGCACAGCTTGGTGCCACAATCACACACAGGACACTTGTGGATCTGTTCCAGAAACGTGGTGTTCTTCTGGAAAAGACATATCAATTGAATACAGGGGGAAATACTGATTTTTTGAATATGCTCAACAGGAGCAGGTTATCCTCCAAAAAAACATCTAAAACAGAAGCTGTCCAGTCTATTTTGAATTCACGCCTTGATGATGAAAATATTCATGTCGGTCCCAGTGACTATGTACCCTGGCAGAAGGATAACAAGGTCTGTTATCTGAGAATGGAAGGCAAGCTTTTTGGTGATGTTCCGATGAATCTTGAACTGCGCCTGTCTGTGGAAGATTCCCCAAATTCGGCAGGTGTTGTCATTGATGCAATCCGATGCTGCAAACTGGCTCTTGACAGAGGAAAAAGCGGTGTTCTGTATTCACCTTCAGCATATTTCATGAAACACCCCCCTGAGCAATATTCAGATGATGAAGCCTACAGAATGACAAATGAGTTCATTGAAAACAAAAGAGATGATTGA